Proteins from one Catenuloplanes atrovinosus genomic window:
- a CDS encoding M20 family metallopeptidase: MTDDLATLVTVESPSVDERALAASAHVVAALGTRLLGTAPGRHGHHLVWRHGPTRVLVAGHHDTVWPVGTLDRWPFTIDGDRATGPGVFDMKAGLVQLFHGLSTLGSLDGVTVVVNADEEIGSIGSRDLIHRAAEGARAALICEPSATGGALKTARKGIARFRVEVTGRAAHAGLEPHLGVNAAVELAHQTLAVAALGRGDTTVTPTLATAGTSDNTVPAGAALTIDMRGFDPAEFTRVAGALRALRPVLPGAAVTVTGGVSRPPMPPGASADLHRLAHGAATALGQSPLPGVAVGGASDGNLTAARGVPTLDGLGAVGGNAHAEGEWVDLSAMPARAALLTRLISDILARG; encoded by the coding sequence ATGACGGATGACCTGGCCACGCTGGTCACGGTGGAGTCGCCGTCGGTCGACGAGCGGGCGCTGGCCGCCAGCGCGCACGTGGTCGCCGCGCTGGGGACGCGGCTGCTCGGCACCGCGCCGGGCCGGCACGGCCACCACCTGGTGTGGCGGCACGGGCCGACCCGGGTGCTGGTCGCCGGCCACCACGACACGGTGTGGCCGGTCGGCACGCTCGACCGCTGGCCGTTCACCATCGACGGCGACCGCGCCACCGGCCCCGGCGTCTTCGACATGAAGGCCGGCCTGGTCCAGCTCTTCCACGGGCTGAGCACGCTCGGCTCGCTGGACGGCGTCACGGTGGTCGTCAACGCGGACGAGGAGATCGGCTCGATCGGCTCGCGCGACCTGATCCACCGCGCCGCCGAGGGCGCCCGCGCCGCGCTGATCTGCGAGCCCAGCGCCACCGGCGGCGCACTCAAGACCGCGCGCAAGGGCATCGCCCGCTTCCGCGTCGAGGTCACCGGCCGCGCGGCGCACGCCGGGCTGGAGCCGCACCTCGGTGTGAACGCCGCCGTCGAGCTGGCGCACCAGACGCTCGCCGTCGCCGCGCTCGGCCGCGGCGACACCACCGTCACGCCCACCCTCGCCACCGCCGGCACCAGCGACAACACGGTTCCGGCCGGTGCGGCGCTGACCATCGACATGCGCGGGTTCGACCCGGCCGAGTTCACCCGCGTGGCGGGTGCGCTGCGCGCGCTCCGGCCGGTCCTCCCGGGTGCTGCGGTCACGGTCACCGGCGGCGTCTCCCGGCCCCCGATGCCGCCGGGCGCGTCCGCGGACCTGCACCGGCTGGCGCACGGCGCGGCCACCGCGCTGGGACAGTCCCCGCTCCCCGGCGTCGCGGTGGGCGGAGCCTCGGACGGCAACCTGACGGCCGCGCGCGGCGTACCCACGCTGGACGGGCTGGGCGCGGTCGGCGGCAACGCGCACGCGGAGGGCGAGTGGGTGGATCTCTCGGCGATGCCGGCCCGGGCGGCGCTGCTGACCCGGTTGATCTCCGACATCCTCGCCCGCGGGTGA
- a CDS encoding lectin-like domain-containing protein, whose protein sequence is MSLRRLADAGRGATGIVLTGLAIVTMTAATVSWGVAIAANNEDLTGGTVDDHQLAAILDAAHSCPMLSSHRIAGQLMAESGLNESATATESGGTGLAGLDDADWKQWAPWPDAARTDTQATVLAMAHKMCALSGELRLAGVTGDSWRLSLAAYRSGTEAVVAAKDVPEAATDYVDRATGYASYYEKLPQFAGAGAAAAEINGAMADPMALPEEYVDLVATAGKRCPEIDAATVAGTLMASSAFNPSRLGAAGREGIAQFRDDVWEKYGPKGASAWEPSVAVPAVGTVLCILVGELSGVEGDPYQLALAAFHSGPDTVRRAGGIPDAMARAHLEKVAHYTSYYRLDTRIGGTPGSASPSPSPSPSAPAATASPTPAAPTGAPAAPAKPDQPVRFDYPSFSATGGLKLNGNAQANGGRLALTSGTNQVGSAYATTAVDPSASFSTTFTAVISQPTDGMAFLLQSAGTSAIAAGTGGSMGYGGVSPSIAVEFDTWDNAPDGYDPAGQQHIGIMADGDYKNHLAWADPHFDMRFGTPFTVWVDYDAGAKKLSVYASQGGGKPGSAMVTHSIDLAAKFGAAKVYAGFAGATGNTNLTDSSEAVLNWTFTEK, encoded by the coding sequence ATGAGCCTCCGGAGACTGGCCGATGCCGGCCGCGGCGCCACCGGCATCGTCCTCACAGGACTTGCGATCGTCACGATGACCGCCGCCACCGTGAGCTGGGGCGTGGCGATCGCCGCCAACAACGAAGACCTCACCGGCGGTACGGTCGACGACCACCAGCTCGCCGCCATCCTGGACGCCGCCCACTCCTGCCCGATGCTCTCCTCGCACCGGATCGCCGGCCAGCTCATGGCCGAGTCCGGGCTGAACGAGAGCGCCACCGCCACCGAGTCCGGCGGCACCGGCCTGGCCGGCCTGGACGACGCCGACTGGAAGCAGTGGGCGCCGTGGCCGGACGCGGCCCGCACCGACACCCAGGCGACCGTGCTCGCCATGGCCCACAAGATGTGCGCGCTCAGCGGCGAGCTGCGGCTGGCCGGCGTCACCGGCGACTCGTGGCGGCTGTCGCTGGCCGCGTACCGGTCCGGCACCGAGGCCGTGGTGGCCGCGAAGGACGTGCCCGAGGCCGCCACCGACTACGTCGACCGCGCCACCGGTTACGCGTCCTACTACGAGAAGCTTCCGCAGTTCGCCGGCGCGGGCGCCGCGGCCGCCGAGATCAACGGTGCCATGGCCGACCCGATGGCGCTGCCGGAGGAGTACGTGGACCTGGTCGCCACCGCGGGCAAGCGCTGCCCGGAGATCGACGCCGCGACCGTGGCCGGCACGCTGATGGCCTCCTCCGCGTTCAACCCCAGCCGGCTCGGCGCCGCCGGGCGCGAGGGCATCGCGCAGTTCCGCGACGACGTGTGGGAGAAGTACGGACCGAAGGGCGCCTCCGCCTGGGAGCCGTCCGTGGCCGTCCCCGCGGTCGGCACCGTGCTGTGCATCCTGGTCGGCGAACTGTCCGGCGTCGAGGGCGATCCGTACCAGCTGGCGCTCGCCGCGTTCCACTCCGGCCCGGACACGGTCCGCCGCGCCGGTGGCATCCCGGACGCGATGGCCCGCGCACACCTGGAGAAGGTGGCGCACTACACGTCGTACTACCGGCTGGACACCCGCATCGGCGGCACGCCCGGGTCCGCCTCGCCGTCCCCGTCCCCCTCGCCGTCCGCGCCGGCCGCCACCGCCTCCCCGACCCCGGCCGCGCCCACCGGCGCCCCCGCCGCCCCGGCGAAGCCGGACCAGCCGGTCCGCTTCGACTACCCGAGCTTCTCCGCCACCGGCGGCCTGAAGCTCAACGGCAACGCCCAGGCGAACGGCGGCCGGCTGGCCCTGACCAGCGGCACCAACCAGGTCGGCAGCGCGTACGCGACCACCGCCGTCGACCCGTCCGCGTCGTTCAGCACCACGTTCACCGCGGTGATCAGCCAGCCGACCGACGGCATGGCGTTCCTGCTGCAGAGCGCCGGGACGAGCGCGATCGCGGCCGGCACCGGCGGCTCCATGGGCTACGGCGGCGTCAGCCCAAGCATCGCGGTCGAGTTCGACACCTGGGACAACGCACCCGACGGCTACGACCCGGCCGGTCAGCAGCACATCGGCATCATGGCCGACGGCGACTACAAGAACCACCTGGCCTGGGCCGACCCGCACTTCGACATGCGGTTCGGCACCCCGTTCACGGTGTGGGTCGACTACGACGCCGGCGCCAAGAAGCTGTCCGTCTACGCCAGCCAGGGCGGCGGCAAGCCCGGGTCGGCGATGGTCACCCACTCCATCGACCTGGCGGCGAAGTTCGGCGCCGCGAAGGTCTACGCCGGGTTCGCCGGCGCGACCGGTAACACGAACCTGACGGACTCCAGCGAGGCCGTGTTGAACTGGACTTTCACCGAGAAGTAG
- a CDS encoding serine/threonine protein kinase gives MSDTPQREIAGRYRLLRPLGQGAMGRVWLARDEMLERDVALKEIVPPAGLTGDEVQELRERALREARAIAKVSQSNVVRIFDVLRTGEEPWIVMEYVPSSSLQKEIATNGPISPARAAEIGLRVLGALRAAHAVGVLHRDVKPANVLLGADGRVVLTDFGLATATDDPGMTRTGVVMGSPAYLAPERATGGQVGASADLWSLGASLYAAVEGRAPYTRPSSIATLAALATELPPMPQNAGPLLPALEGLLRRDPARRVDAYEAERLLRHALSGAPAHAGAGMPSGTWAAASGPAASGANAASPSAHQQAVPVGTLSRARHRHAAPTTMLPTATTRPDGGPTVEIPPSPSVPLPPYQDPRPRSRGEYGSLYLLIGALVVVLILAVILGMRVFNPPSGVDIRNEPEFTLPTVTTTAPRSATPAPPSPTPSRTRTAPTTAPPVPPSAAPQVITPVAADRSLVNVGSNRCFAVPGSNPAAPEPIHIWDCDGTPGTKFTLPGTGALQVLGGCVQADSPNIGSQLHVRPCTGDLSQTFGLSDAGDLISIQTGKCLDVTGGGTTNGVPIQIHDCNGTPAQKWALS, from the coding sequence GTGTCCGACACCCCGCAGCGCGAGATCGCCGGCCGCTACCGACTCCTCCGCCCCCTCGGCCAGGGCGCCATGGGCCGTGTCTGGCTGGCCCGCGACGAGATGCTGGAACGCGACGTCGCGCTGAAGGAGATCGTGCCCCCGGCCGGGCTGACCGGCGACGAGGTGCAGGAGCTCCGGGAGCGCGCGCTGCGCGAGGCGCGCGCCATCGCGAAGGTGAGCCAGAGCAACGTGGTCCGCATCTTCGACGTGCTCCGCACGGGCGAGGAGCCGTGGATCGTGATGGAGTACGTACCGTCGTCGTCCCTGCAGAAGGAGATCGCGACGAACGGGCCCATCTCGCCGGCCCGGGCCGCGGAGATCGGGCTGCGGGTGCTGGGCGCGCTGCGGGCCGCCCACGCGGTCGGCGTGCTGCACCGGGACGTGAAGCCGGCCAACGTGCTGCTCGGCGCGGACGGCCGGGTGGTGCTGACCGACTTCGGCCTGGCCACCGCCACGGACGACCCCGGCATGACGCGCACCGGCGTGGTGATGGGCTCGCCCGCCTACCTGGCGCCGGAGCGGGCCACCGGCGGGCAGGTCGGCGCGTCCGCGGACCTGTGGTCGCTGGGCGCCTCGCTCTACGCCGCCGTGGAGGGGCGCGCGCCGTACACCCGGCCGTCCTCCATAGCCACGCTGGCCGCGCTCGCCACCGAGCTGCCGCCGATGCCGCAGAACGCGGGCCCGCTGCTGCCCGCGCTGGAGGGCCTGCTGCGCCGCGACCCCGCGCGCCGGGTCGACGCGTACGAGGCGGAGCGGCTGCTGCGGCACGCGCTGTCCGGCGCGCCCGCGCACGCCGGCGCCGGGATGCCGTCCGGCACCTGGGCGGCGGCCTCGGGCCCGGCCGCGTCCGGCGCGAACGCCGCGTCCCCGTCCGCGCACCAGCAGGCCGTGCCGGTCGGCACGCTCTCCCGGGCCCGGCACCGGCACGCGGCACCGACCACGATGCTGCCGACCGCGACCACCCGCCCGGACGGCGGCCCGACCGTGGAGATCCCGCCGAGCCCGTCCGTGCCGCTGCCGCCGTACCAGGACCCGCGCCCGCGCTCACGCGGCGAGTACGGCTCGCTCTACCTGCTGATCGGCGCCCTGGTGGTGGTGCTGATCCTGGCCGTGATCCTCGGCATGCGCGTGTTCAACCCGCCGTCCGGTGTGGACATCCGCAACGAGCCCGAGTTCACGCTGCCCACCGTGACCACGACCGCGCCGCGCTCCGCCACGCCGGCCCCGCCGTCGCCCACGCCCAGCCGCACCCGTACCGCGCCGACCACCGCGCCGCCGGTCCCGCCCTCCGCCGCGCCGCAGGTGATCACGCCGGTGGCCGCGGACCGCTCGCTGGTCAACGTGGGCAGCAACCGGTGCTTCGCGGTGCCGGGGAGCAACCCGGCCGCGCCCGAGCCCATCCACATCTGGGACTGCGACGGCACACCCGGCACCAAGTTCACGCTGCCCGGCACCGGCGCGCTTCAGGTACTCGGCGGCTGCGTACAGGCGGACAGCCCGAACATCGGCAGTCAGCTGCACGTGCGGCCGTGCACCGGCGACCTGTCCCAGACGTTCGGCCTCAGCGACGCGGGCGACCTGATCAGCATCCAGACCGGCAAGTGCCTGGACGTGACCGGCGGCGGCACCACCAACGGCGTGCCGATCCAGATCCACGACTGCAACGGCACGCCGGCGCAGAAGTGGGCGCTCAGCTGA
- a CDS encoding GntR family transcriptional regulator — protein MEPAYRRIAAVYRDKIASGELAPGVRLPTEHEIAEQFGVVRQTVRSGLGVLVSEGLIVARRPHGYFVREWERMLYRPQEKSRPMPDGSTMDRFSQQISDEGRVPSMHIEVALAQAAPDLAERLRVKAGATIVIRRRVRFINGEPVNINDSHFPLDLIKDSEIMSPAYIPRGTDRVLADLGHRQERAVDEIFVRMPTPDEIRRLGLGPGTPVAVHYDTGYTADDRPVQCTVNVLPGDRHRIVFERRWRADEPLS, from the coding sequence ATGGAGCCGGCCTATCGGCGCATCGCTGCCGTCTACCGGGACAAGATCGCGTCGGGGGAGCTGGCGCCCGGGGTGCGGCTGCCGACCGAGCACGAGATCGCCGAGCAGTTCGGGGTGGTGCGGCAGACCGTGCGCAGCGGCCTGGGTGTGCTGGTGTCCGAAGGGCTGATCGTGGCGCGGCGGCCGCACGGCTACTTCGTGCGGGAGTGGGAGCGGATGCTCTACCGGCCGCAGGAGAAGTCCCGGCCGATGCCCGACGGGTCCACGATGGACCGGTTCTCGCAGCAGATCAGCGACGAGGGCCGGGTGCCGAGCATGCACATCGAGGTGGCGCTGGCGCAGGCCGCGCCGGACCTGGCGGAGCGGCTGCGGGTGAAGGCGGGCGCGACGATCGTGATCCGGCGGCGGGTGCGGTTCATCAACGGTGAGCCGGTCAACATCAACGACTCGCACTTCCCGCTCGACCTGATCAAGGACTCCGAGATCATGTCGCCGGCCTACATCCCGCGCGGCACCGACCGGGTGCTGGCGGACCTCGGCCACCGGCAGGAGCGCGCGGTGGACGAGATCTTCGTCCGCATGCCGACGCCGGACGAGATCCGGCGGCTCGGGCTCGGGCCGGGCACGCCGGTCGCGGTGCATTACGACACCGGCTACACCGCGGACGACCGGCCGGTGCAGTGCACGGTGAACGTGCTGCCCGGCGACCGCCACCGCATCGTCTTCGAGCGGCGGTGGCGGGCGGACGAGCCGCTCAGCTGA